From the Zymomonas mobilis subsp. pomaceae ATCC 29192 genome, the window ATTGCTGAAAATGGCAGAGTAGTCGTTACAGGCTGTTTGGGACATGAAGCGGATCGTATTCGGAACCGTTTTCCCGATGTATTGGCTATTACCGGCCCACAACAATATGAAGACGTTGTCACGGCTATTCATGAAGCTGCCCCTATTGAGGCTTCGCCTTTTCTCAATCTGGTGCCCGAACAGGGTTTGAAATTGACCCCGCGCCATTACAGCTATCTTAAAATATCTGAAGGCTGCAATCATCGTTGTAGTTTCTGTATTATTCCTTCCTTGCGGGGTGATTTAGTCTCTCGCCGTGTGGATGCTATTTTGCGTGAAGCTGAAAAATTGGTGGCCGCAGGCACCAAAGAACTTTTGGTCATTGGGCAGGATAGCTCGGCTTATGGGGTCGATTTGCGCCATGAATCCTTTCAGTGGAAAGATCGGTCAGTCAAGGCCGATTTAACGGAGTTGGCGCGGGGATTGGGCGAATTAGGAGCATGGGTAAGACTGCACTATGTTTACCCTTATCCGCATGTAGATCAGCTTATTCCTTTGATGGCGGAAGGTTTAATTCTTCCCTATCTCGATATTCCCTTTCAACATGCCGCCCCTTCTGTTTTGAAAAAAATGAAACGGCCTGCAAATGAAGTGAAAATATTAGATAGATTACAAAACTGGCGTTCGATGGTGCCTGATATTGCGCTTCGTTCAAGCTTTGTCGTCGGCTTTCCCGGCGAAACCGAGCAGGATTTTCAATATCTATTAGACTGGTTAGAAGAAGCGCAGCTTGATCGCGTAGGGGCTTTCCGTTTTGAGGCTGTAGAGGGCGCAGTAGCGAATAGCTTTGACGGCGCGGTTCCTCAAGAAGTCAAAGATGAACGGTATCAACGCTTGATGGAAAAGGCGGCGGCTATTTCTGCTGCAAAATTACAGGCTAAAATCGGACGCAATATTCCGGCTATTATCGATATTGTCGATGGTGAAGGAGGAGCATCGGGTAGAAGCTATGCTGATGCGCCAGAAATTGATGGGGAAGTCCATCTGCGGGATGCGGGTCATTTAAAAGTGGGTGATGTCATTACTCTTCATGTCGAAGATGCGGATGAGCATGATCTTTTCGGTGTTGCTTTAGATTAAAGAATAGTCTTGGCTTTTGCTTTTAGAAAAGCCAAGATAAAAATATAAAGTTAATGCGTATCAAAAACAGTTTTTAATAGCTTTTGGATGCTATTTACGCTCTCGTTATAAGCATTCATTTTATTAAGTCCGTCTCATTTTCTGTATCTGAAGGAGTATTAAAGATGCGTGCGTTTCAATCTTTACTGGCTACGGATCAGGGACAGCCTGCGCAGGCAATAGAGACGGTTACCGTTGAACAATTTGAAAAGATTATTGCGGATAAAGACCCTAACTTTAACGCCGCCGCCAAGCTTTCCCAATTTACAGGCCAACCTGGTAGCTGTCTAATTTTACCTGCTACAGAAAAGCAGGCATGGCAAATTTATGTGGGCGTTTCAGAAAAACATACCGTTTGGGATCTTGCAAAGGCAGCCAGTTTTTTACCAGAAGGCTGCTATCGGTTGAGAGCCAAGAATAGCCCGTTATTAGCTTTAGGGTGGCTATTGGCGCAGCATCATTTTGATCGTTATCGTTCTAAATCCTCCCTTCGCCCTGAATGTCAGCTTTTGATTGATGCCGATCAAAATATTGTGGACGAAATTATCGCCCAAGCTGAAGCTGTCGCTATGGTAAGGGATCTTGTGGATACCCCCGCCTGTGATTGCGGGCCTGAGGACTTACAGCACAAGGTAAAAGAGATCGCGGAATCTTTTCATGCCAAAGTGACCGTGACAAAAGGAGAAGATTTAGAAAAAGGCTATCCCATGATTGCAGCGGTTGGTAGAGCTGCCGCCCCTCATCGGATGCCCAGACTTATCGAATTACATTGGGGTGATCCCGACAAGCCCAAAATTGCCCTTGTGGGAAAAGGCGTGTGTTTTGATTCAGGGGGGCTTGATATTAAGCCGTCTTCATCCATGCTCCTGATGAAAAAAGATATGGGGGGTGCTGCGCATGCCCTCGCCCTCGCCTATTTAGTGATGGCCTTGAAATTACCTGTTCATCTCCATCTGTTAATTCCTGCCGTTGAAAATGCGGTATCTGGCGATGCCATGCGTCCCGGTGACATTCTTAATAGTCGGAAGGGCACAACGGTTGAAATTGGGAATACTGACGCTGAAGGACGGTTAGTATTGGCTGATGCTTTGACCAAGGCTAGTGAATCTCGACCTGAACTGATTATTGATTTTGCCACTTTAACGGGGGCTGCCCGTGTAGCGCTGGGGCCGGATTTGCCCGCCTTATTTTCTAATGATGACGCGTTGGCGCATGCCTTGGCTGATGCCGGTAAGAGCGTTGATGATCCATTATGGCGATTACCGTTATGGTCGGATTATCTTTCTATCCTGAAATCGACGATTGCTGATATTAATAATGCAGGTGCCGGCGGTATGGCGGGCGCGATTACAGCAGCTTTGTTTTTACAAGAATTTATTTCAGATCAGGTCAAATGGGCCCATTTTGATACCTTTGCGTGGCAACCAGTAGCAAAAGCAGGTCGTCCGAAAGGGGGTGCCGCTTATGGTCTTTTGGCTTCATGGAAAATGTTAAAAGATCGTTTTTCTGAATAATTAAAAATATTTTGGAGAAATAAGCTCAAAAAACGGTTTTCTTTTTTAGAAAATATTTCTGTAAATCTTTAATTCATAAGGAATTCTGATCTTACGAGTAATTAATTATCCTATATAAGAGGAAGAGGGAAGATGACTGTTACGAAAAAGAAGACGCCTGTTTTTTGTCTAACGGAAAAATCTTCCTCTTTCGATCCAAGGATTAATGCTTTTAAAGATGGCTTGGCGGATATAGCCCTTGCCGGCAAAATTTTTTCTTCTCATTATGCAAAACCTATCATTCGTTATTGTCATAACAAAGCGACTTTTCTGCAAAAAGAAGCCCGGGAAGATA encodes:
- the rimO gene encoding 30S ribosomal protein S12 methylthiotransferase RimO — encoded protein: MIKKLPSAPKIGMVSLGCPKALVDSERILTRLRSEGYDLSSDYDQADVVLVNTCGFIDSAKEESLEAIGEAIAENGRVVVTGCLGHEADRIRNRFPDVLAITGPQQYEDVVTAIHEAAPIEASPFLNLVPEQGLKLTPRHYSYLKISEGCNHRCSFCIIPSLRGDLVSRRVDAILREAEKLVAAGTKELLVIGQDSSAYGVDLRHESFQWKDRSVKADLTELARGLGELGAWVRLHYVYPYPHVDQLIPLMAEGLILPYLDIPFQHAAPSVLKKMKRPANEVKILDRLQNWRSMVPDIALRSSFVVGFPGETEQDFQYLLDWLEEAQLDRVGAFRFEAVEGAVANSFDGAVPQEVKDERYQRLMEKAAAISAAKLQAKIGRNIPAIIDIVDGEGGASGRSYADAPEIDGEVHLRDAGHLKVGDVITLHVEDADEHDLFGVALD
- a CDS encoding leucyl aminopeptidase family protein, producing the protein MRAFQSLLATDQGQPAQAIETVTVEQFEKIIADKDPNFNAAAKLSQFTGQPGSCLILPATEKQAWQIYVGVSEKHTVWDLAKAASFLPEGCYRLRAKNSPLLALGWLLAQHHFDRYRSKSSLRPECQLLIDADQNIVDEIIAQAEAVAMVRDLVDTPACDCGPEDLQHKVKEIAESFHAKVTVTKGEDLEKGYPMIAAVGRAAAPHRMPRLIELHWGDPDKPKIALVGKGVCFDSGGLDIKPSSSMLLMKKDMGGAAHALALAYLVMALKLPVHLHLLIPAVENAVSGDAMRPGDILNSRKGTTVEIGNTDAEGRLVLADALTKASESRPELIIDFATLTGAARVALGPDLPALFSNDDALAHALADAGKSVDDPLWRLPLWSDYLSILKSTIADINNAGAGGMAGAITAALFLQEFISDQVKWAHFDTFAWQPVAKAGRPKGGAAYGLLASWKMLKDRFSE